From Oncorhynchus keta strain PuntledgeMale-10-30-2019 chromosome 8, Oket_V2, whole genome shotgun sequence:
AAGGCAGAGCTAATGGCAGTGCAAGCACTCCATGAAGATTGGGGCCACTGGCGGTCCCGAATATTCATGAAAAGACTAACAGACGAGGGCATTTTCTATACTAGAGAAGAAGTACTAGAGATATGCACGAGATGCATCATATGCCAAGAACAAAAGGTTAGTAACCTAGGCAGGATAACAGGTCAACATATTAAGTGCACCACACCATGGAAGCAGATGGCATTAGATACTATGGGTCCTATGAAGGTGGCCACCTCCTTAGGGCACAGGTACGCTATAGTAGCGGTGTGTATGGCTACAGGATACTCAATAGCATTAGATACTATGGGTCCTATGAAGGTGGCCACCTCCTTAGGGCACAGGTACGCTATAGTAGCGGTGTGTATGGCTACAGGATACTCAATAGCATTAGATACTATGGGTCCTATGAAGGTGGCCACCTCCTTAGAAATATGCACAGGTACATCTATAGTAGCGGTGTGTATGGCTACAGGATACTCAATAGCATTAGATACTATGGGTCCTATGAAGGTGGCCACCTCCTTAGGGCACAGGTACGCTATAGTAGCGGTGTGTATGGCTACAGGATACTCAATAGCATTAGATACTATGGGTCCTATGAAGGTGGCCACCTCCTTAGGGCAATGGAAGACAGTATAAGAATAGTAGCGGTGTGTATGGCTACCAGGATACTCAATAGCATTAGATACTATGGGTCCTATGAAGGTGGCCACCTCCTTAGGGCACAGGTACGCTATAGTAGCGGTGTGTATGGCTACAGGATACTCAATAGCATTAGATGGGATGAAGCCACCCCCTCTACCTTGTGTGTTACAGGTGGGAGACTGGATTAGGATTAAGACCAGGAGCTGACACGGGGAATAGAGTcccaacaaaacaaaaacaaacaacaacaaaaagaaggAAAAAGACACCAGGTAATTGCCGTGATCAGTGCAAACACGATCAAAGTAGACGGTGATATAACGGTAGACGTTGCACAACTTAAAAAGGTATGTCCACCAGAGTAGTTAATCCAGAGTGGCTGCACATGTCGACCTGCAGGTCAGGAATACAGGTGAGACGCTCAGATGACGCAGTATGGATAACCACTCATCTAAGACACGAACAACTGGCGAAAGCAGGAGTGGTAGTTCGGGGGAATACCAGGGCTGTGTGGCACAAAAGCAGGTGCACAGATTCAGGACAGAAAGGTTATATGAACATAGCCCCATGTGAGGTATGCGGAGAACCCACAGGGGAGGTGCAGTATGAAGGCCCGGCCAAGATGAGCATAAGGCAGATAGCCACAGGAAGTGACTGTGGTAAGAGAGGTGGTAGGCAAAGAGTAAGAAGGGTTCTCTGGTGCAAGAGATGTGATAGGGACGTATTTCCAAACTGCATGGTAGGAGTACAGGAAGTGACATCAGAGAGATGTGATAGGGACGTATTTCCAAACTGCATGGTAGGAGTACAGGTAGTGACATCAGAGAGATGTGATAGGGACGTATTTCCAAACTGCATGGTAGGAGTATAGGAAGTGACATCAGAGAGATGTGATAGGGACGTATTTCCAAACTGCATGGTAGGAGTACAGGTAGTGACATCAGAGAGATGTGATAGGGACGTATTTCCAAACTGCATGGTAGGAGTACAGGTAGTGACATCAGAGAGATGTGATAGGGACGTATTTCCAAACTGCATGGTAGGAGTACAGGTAAGTGACATCAGGATGGGAGCCGAAGCAGTGCACATGTGTATGGACACACAGAGGTGTGTTGGTCCAGAAGAACTGTGGAGTGCAGACCTCAGAAACTGAGAGGGGGGAATGACCTGTTAAGAGGTAGCTTACTCACTCCTGTGAGAAGGGAGGAAGGCCTATGGCCTGTGGAAGCAGGGCCCTTCAGATTGGCTGGAGGAATAAGTACCTACAAAAATTGTGAACAGTGGCTGGAAGAAAGGAAAAGTGACCCAGTCCCAGTGACAGGATATGGAACACAACCAGGAGAACCAGAATGTTGGATGAGGGTAGACGGGAATTTTTCCCTATGGAACCCTAGGACTTACCTAAGTCAGATGTTGACAAACAGACATGACTGGGAACaagatgatgaatatgaattAGACAATAACCATGAGAGAAACGACCACCATGGGGTAATGAGAAGATGCTGGTGGGAAGGAACATGTAAGCCAGTGAGAGAATATCACTGGGGCAGGTTAATGAGGAAAGAGAAGACAATGTGCTGTGTCTCCAAGCTTATGGCCATAGAGGATACAGAACCGGTAAGGGGTGACAAAAGAGAAAGGCACATGGTGAAATTGGGCTGGCAAATATACATTGCCCAGGACCCCAAAACCAAATTGGACTGTGTATACTCGTGCCACATGTTGGTGGACAGGAAAGCAGCTCCTggagagggaagaggtagaaaAGAAGCTGCTCTACCTGATCCACAAGGAAAAATGAGAAGGTTGATTAACCTAATAAAAAGAAAACTAACCTCAGACACACGAGACCTTGGAGAGGGCACATCTAGACAAAGGGACACAGGCCATACTAGGTCCgccatttgtaaaaaaataaataaataaagaaggAAACAAAACTTACTAGAATGTCTCCCTCTGTTTCCACAGGGAAATGAGGCTGGGAGAATATAGAACCAGGCATAGGGAATGCAAGGTGGGATGGTTCTGGTGGGTAAGTATCCTTTCCACCATAATATTAGTACCCACCACCATAATAATAGGACTAAACCTAGGGATAGTGTAtgaaaaacaagagagagaattAGTACAGGGACTAGAGATACTCCAAGAAAAATGTGCCAACTCTATACCAACCTATAGAGCATTTACAAAGAGATGGGGCACACCAGTACAATGCACCATAACAAATGACTCACTGTGTCCAGGACACCCTTCAGTCAAGTTAAAACAGAGATATAATATTACGAAATGGGATCTGACCTGGGACCATAATGATATCATAGTGGTGTTGTGGAAATTAGTGACCAGTAACACACTCCAAGGGTATATAGTAAATATAACTAAAGGACCAGTACTGGTTAATCAGACATGTGAGAATGGACAATATATGAATTCATATAAAGGTGGCCAGTGGAGGGGACAGCTGGGTGATGCAGAGAATATAACGGAGATCAAATTTATCTATGATCAAAGTATGGCCAGTTCACCTTGGGAAAGTGTTGAGTGCCACAGTTTAACGACTGCTTCCAACACCTCGGCCAGGCCTAGGAGGACGAAACCAACGCGTTGGCCTCGGATGAGCAAAAATAGCATGCCCACAAGTCATGCATCAGCAAGTCATGCATCAGCAAGTCATGCATCAGCAAGTCATGCATCAGCAAGTTCAGCAATAACGACATCCCGTGAACCAGGCGAAAACAATATTAGCACCCTAGAGCGAGCTAAAAGGGTGGTGGCCCCCCTGACCACACTGGCGCACGACAAAACAGAACTTAACCTAACACACCCTGAGGGCCTAAAACAGGGTATAGATCAAGGGGGCTTAAATATATTATGTCTGAAAGAGAATAGCTACAGGTACCGAGTAAGGCGCAGCACGCAGAGGCGAATTACAGGACCAAGCCCTGAAGCTAAATGGTTGAATGATATAGTGTTATACCTACACCCTGGAAATTCCTCCTCGTGGGATAATAGAATActgggaggaaggaaggggattATTTTACCATATGCAAAAAATAGGACCTATAAGTATCCAGGATTTACTAGTGGCCCATTAGATAGGTTCCACCGGATGGAATATGGAGTGTGGGGACATGACATTCCCCACTCCGCCAGGCCAGGAGAAAAAACAATAAAGTATTCCACCTCAGGATGGGTATGCCTTACGACACAGAATAATACAAACCCAGGGTTGGCCTATCCCAGGTCAACCCCATGGACAGCATTAGACCTTAGGAGTTTGAAAGAAAATTATCAACAGAGCCTTGAGATGGCCCAAAGAATGTGTGCTAAAGCCCCATTATGGAACTGGGGACAAGAACCAAATAACCTGTTCTATAGGAAAAGAGGGAATACCGCCCAACAGTATTATGACCAATGGGTTAGACCCCCTGCAAATAAAACTGAGGCCTGGGCACGATACCATTGCATCTCAGCCCATGGCATATTGAAAGAATCAGGAATCCCCCACTTCCATAGATGGTCAGGGGGACATTAtccttcacctggaatgctggGGGTAGCTCCGGCCTTCTCAGGCAGGAATGAGAACGCAAACCAAAAATTGGTAGACATGGTAAACGCACGGGGCGCTTGCCACTCCAGAGTATTGGCTGGAGGAGGTATTTTAAAACATATAAGAACACAGGACAAAATGGAACATGTGCATCAATTTGGATACAGTTTCCCTCCAATAGGAAGATTGAACACTGATACCCTTATATGGATGCAGGGATTAATGCTACAGAAATGGAATACAACCATGGGAAAAATGATTACGAATGCATTTATGATGAAAGAAACGGTCATTAAAAACTTTGAAGCCAGCACTAGTATGAAGAGTACCACGGTgtccaaaacatttgacccaataGCAATGGGATGGGATAAACGCCCGTTAGACCCCACTCCGTTAACCGGAGGATACGTACAATTAGCATGCTATGGAGGCATTAAATTCCATGTAAACCAAGGGGATATAGCTGGCACCAGGGATCAGACCCTTCGAACAGATCCCTCTCTAGCAGATTGGGCTAGATATACCCTTGAACCCGTGACCGCCCGGTGGCTGATGGGAGGGTATAAGGAATGGGCCATAAAGCTAATGTGGCCACAACAGGAAGAACCATGGGGAGACCTATGGGGGAAAGGGTCAGACTGGGATAAGAATATGACCCTGACTTGGAATATGTCCACGTGTAAACAGTTATTTGACAATGGTACAGTATCAGAAGGGTGCAGTATAATTACACAAAACTTAGAACTGTTAAAAACTATGGGGCAGGAAAACTACTGTAACATATTGAAGAGAAGGTTCTGGGACGAAGGAGCAGATGGCATAACGTGGTATCGAGATGAGGACACCACTATGAGTAATGCTTTAGGAGTCAACTGGTTAACTAGAGCATGGGGAGGTTTTACCACAGGGATGGCTAAAATGGCAAATGATATAATAGTGGAACCTGTAAATAAGGTGGTCACAGCCATAAATGACAAATGGGAAGAAGTCACTTCATGGTGTCAAGAAATAAAAGAAAGATTCTGGCTAGGGATAAGTATTACAGTAGGGATCTTGATATTCATAACGCTTATGATAGCCCTAAGCTACGCCAAAAGAATGGGACTTCCAGTAGATGCAGTACTGAGGAAGGGGTGGCTATCCCTAtttaaaataattaaaataacCCTTAGACTACTGAGAGAGTTATTGAAGTTAATACTAAAACTCTTGTGGAAAATATGCAAAGGAGTAATAATATGGACTATGGTATACGAGAGAGTACATCAAAGATCTCCTGGCCGATTAGAGCAacgggagacagagggaacacgGGTAGACCTACTAGAGGTCACGAACTTGTGACCTGCCGAGATGGCAACCGCAAACATACACTGCTCTAAGAAAAGGAAGTAGGTAATGCATAACAAGGGGGGCACTGGCTGAAGGTGAATAAAGGGGAGCTGTTTCTGCAcaatagacatagacatagaaaCATAGAAACTACCATCAACCTTCTAAGAAAATGGCGTCCAACTCCTCCAACCAATCCGACTTTGAGGACAGGGACCTGACTCAAAGCGACCCCCAGGAGGAGGTAGCTATAACATTGTGTCAACTACTACAGATTATGATTTGGGGAATGTTGGGTTGGAAAAATAGGCAGGGTCAGGGGGTTATAACGTTTTTAGCAATATTACTTACTACCCTAGTGGCAGTGATTAAGTTTTGTTTATCCAAAGTACGGACTGTAATGTTGTCTATGGTACCTGTGGTGGTAATACAACAAATGGCACCAGTACTGGGGAAACATTATGGGTTGATACAATTCGGAGAAACTATGGCAGCAGTCTTCGGGGCAATAGGCCAGATAGGAAGCTTTAAAGTAAACATGACACATATCACAGGGCTATGTGAACAATTGAAGGGATTTGCATATGCTGGATGGGTAATGGAAGGGCTAATtttggtaataataataataatgcagttGTGGAAAGAACtacaaaaactgaaaaataaaaGAAGCCAAATTAGGAGACAGGTTTTAGGAAAAGCACTACCCATGGTAATATGGGTAGTTATAGCTATGGTCCTTAATGCCGTGCACCATTTTCACAGGAAATGGAATGAACTAAGGCAATTATGGGTTTTGTGCTTACCAATCTTTTCTCCCCCTCATATCCTTAGGAAAACCCCGCGAAGTGTGACAGGGTAAGACCTGGGTATTACTTAAACcaagacggggagagggaggaaagggtgGGGAAAAAAGGTAGGATAGTTAGAGTAGAAGAGAGTAGGCGGCTATGGTGTAAGGGAGCTGAGGACAGAGTCATGATAAATTGTGGGCGATGTGGGAGATTGGCCCTAGGAGAATTGGAGCAGGAAGACATACATGGGGTAGTCCTATCTGGAACCACATGGCTATGCGAGGATTGTTATGAACCTCATGAGGCGTATCTGATAGAAAGGATAGGTGAGGAGGAATACTTTGGCGCAGTTACATCCTGGGGATTCGGGGTTAACATAAAAGCCACAGCAGGAAGGCGTAGAGTGGCGATAGGAAGGAAAGAGAATAAAATAGTAGACTTCAAAGATAGTAGTAAATGCCCATGTCAGCCAGCGAATTGGAAATATGGATCACCACCTCTGGTGATGAAAAATTTAAGGACAACAATGGAAAAAGATACAAGGAGAGAGCCCCAAGTTATGCTCGGGGACTTGGAGAAATTTTGGACCAAAGAGGACTTAGACGTCCTAGAGAAACATCAGAGCTACATGAATCGGGATAAGGCCGGGGCGGAGTGGCACGAGAGTACAGTCAGGAGGTTTGGCCTTAAGTGGAAGATGTTGGATTGCAACATAGGGGCTTGCATGACCGACAACAGATGGGTAGAAATGATGTTAGGAGATATCCATGGGCCAAGAGCTAGGAAACATGGAGTGAGGAGGAGATTAACTGAGGAAGAGGTACG
This genomic window contains:
- the LOC127931422 gene encoding uncharacterized protein LOC127931422; its protein translation is MRLGEYRTRHRECKVGWFWWVSILSTIILVPTTIIIGLNLGIVYEKQERELVQGLEILQEKCANSIPTYRAFTKRWGTPVQCTITNDSLCPGHPSVKLKQRYNITKWDLTWDHNDIIVVLWKLVTSNTLQGYIVNITKGPVLVNQTCENGQYMNSYKGGQWRGQLGDAENITEIKFIYDQSMASSPWESVECHSLTTASNTSARPRRTKPTRWPRMSKNSMPTSHASASHASASHASASHASASSAITTSREPGENNISTLERAKRVVAPLTTLAHDKTELNLTHPEGLKQGIDQGGLNILCLKENSYRYRVRRSTQRRITGPSPEAKWLNDIVLYLHPGNSSSWDNRILGGRKGIILPYAKNRTYKYPGFTSGPLDRFHRMEYGVWGHDIPHSARPGEKTIKYSTSGWVCLTTQNNTNPGLAYPRSTPWTALDLRSLKENYQQSLEMAQRMCAKAPLWNWGQEPNNLFYRKRGNTAQQYYDQWVRPPANKTEAWARYHCISAHGILKESGIPHFHRWSGGHYPSPGMLGVAPAFSGRNENANQKLVDMVNARGACHSRVLAGGGILKHIRTQDKMEHVHQFGYSFPPIGRLNTDTLIWMQGLMLQKWNTTMGKMITNAFMMKETVIKNFEASTSMKSTTVSKTFDPIAMGWDKRPLDPTPLTGGYVQLACYGGIKFHVNQGDIAGTRDQTLRTDPSLADWARYTLEPVTARWLMGGYKEWAIKLMWPQQEEPWGDLWGKGSDWDKNMTLTWNMSTCKQLFDNGTVSEGCSIITQNLELLKTMGQENYCNILKRRFWDEGADGITWYRDEDTTMSNALGVNWLTRAWGGFTTGMAKMANDIIVEPVNKVVTAINDKWEEVTSWCQEIKERFWLGISITVGILIFITLMIALSYAKRMGLPVDAVLRKGWLSLFKIIKITLRLLRELLKLILKLLWKICKGVIIWTMVYERVHQRSPGRLEQRETEGTRVDLLEVTNL